The DNA window gcgtttttatcttgtccgtacattactagatctagatacccacgaagtctgaactgtgatatacCCGGAtaaagcaaatgtctgtgctgtcgttactgtcattcgttttagtcaaggcaattttttagtgtgtaaaacatattgtcattcgttatgtgtaacgcaattgtcattcgttttagtaacaccctagAAATAGTTCTTAGTAGGGCCCCGTGCATaacctaggcctaacgttaggatAAGTCAAATTTGAAAGGAAGATATAACCCAACTTACAATGCAATCGAAATGGCAAGATCTACGACTTTCTAATGAGTGTCTAACCCAGTCGAATGAACAGACAGGCAGTTTCGGTACTTCAAATTGTTGCTGCGTCTGAAGGTTTTGCTAGCGATAGTCCCAATAAGGAGCTTCGCCACTGGACTGTGATACAGTTACATGTGTTACGTACACTGCACTAAACGGACCTAGCTATATCATGAGCTCTCTTGTTACAAAATCGTTGGTCACTGTTTACGTCAGAATCACATGATTCCCTATGTAGCTGTACCTATTGTTTTGTACACACGTGATCGTTCCAATTACGCTATTACACAAAGAAACGCGAGAATTACTCTGGCAAGAACTTCGACAGGTTTTCGGTGGAGGTCAGGGAAGAGTCGGGGAGTGGGTATGAGTATATCCttatattgaaaaaaaactcCAAAACAGGTGTACATTTGTCAAATGGAATACGTTTACAGTTGGTTTCCATAATCTATCCATAGACCATCCAATTATAGGTGACATTATAATCTCTTATCCATTACTCAatttcacctttgacctttcaCTGATCAATTCTGGGCACTTATACAGAGAATGAAATTCTCTGTTTAAATGCCCAGAATAGAAATATATCAGTACTTCTACTTTGCTCAGTCTAGAAAGCTGTTGtgtgtatttctttatatattataataggtATGGGTACCATGAAACAAAGGAAACATATCATAGGCTATAACTGAATGTTTTAGTCTATTTCTCAGGTTTCACTCTATTTCTATTCGTCTTTCCTTAGTTCAATTTCTAATTatctttctgttttcttcttacTAAgttatatcagggagttgttccattacaaTTCCCTGGGTATATAATACTGCCATCGTCAATTTGCTAATATTGTTTGCTTGTcttttgttacaaatttattaTGATTTATGGTAAGAGAATAAACTTTTGAAAGTCAATGAAACTTGGAAGTGAACCCTGAGGctaagatttcaaaatgcagATGCATTACTCAAATCATTTTGCCTCTCCGGGGACAATTCATGTCCGACAGTCCACTTCCAGTAGTGCATAGCTATAGATattgagggggggtggggtgatgggCAGGGGCCATATAACAACTATCCAAGCTGGTATTATAATTAAGAAGAAAGGAACTTCTTTAATCTGAGATCCAAGCCACAACATATCAGCTCAGGTTATTTGGTAACGTATCGAAAATTTAGATGTTCTCCCGTTGCTCCGCTTTTCGGCACTTTCACTTGATCGGATTGATATAGAATCCCATATGATTTTCAAAATAAGTGGCGCTAGTCATCATCTTAAAGATATATTAATCAATGTTGAAAATAGTACGATAGCGTTTCGtattgaaaaaaaggttatgatATCTCAGCCTGTCATGATTATTCCATTCCCATTACTGTAACTGTTGTGTTAATCCTACATAATCAAAGGCATATAGaaacagggggagggggcatagGTCGTCATTGCCCTCTAAGGGTTTAACTAGATCATTTAGCTAGATCATTTACCTGTATGGAGTGCACATCTCGGGCGCCGTAGCCGATCatgatgggagggggaggggtcacCCCACACCCACCACTGGCCACGATGTACTATGAAAATTGTATGCATATACCGTAAGGTCACAATAATTCTCATACACGTCAAAATACCGATATACCCCAAATTAATTCGTAACACATCCCCTTATAAGTACTTTTCTTTGGGAACAAAGATTTGATGCGCATATTTCattatctttttcatttttcatttgtgAATGATGTGCTCAATATTAAGCTTTAAATGGactcttttttatatttttacttaATGGAACCTGTTTACCCCTTCACCGCGTACCCTCGATTTATTACTTTTCTCAACTTGTGACAAAtaactttttaacttttctttgtgtgttttttcaagtctattattttattgtttttttttcattatcgCCATTTCTCAGGGGTCAAATATAATTAGCTCTTTCCCTTTCTAGTTTCAAAGATTCTAAATTTGGAAATAGGCAATTGTTTTTAtagtaattaatataaaataatcgCAATTTTTTTTGAGCAACATCAAGTTTGGTAACTCGTACCAAAGAAAATAACTGAAGCTGCTTTAAAGCGATCGAAAAAATCTAAATTAAAATGGCATTTTGTTTATACAATaaatattgttaataataaCAGTAGTATAGTagttataatataaaaaaaatgatggtAATAACAATAAAGTATACAAACTAGATCGAGATCaatagtttacaaaatataaactCTCTTCGTGTGAGAGGTAAACTAAATCGAGAACAATGAAAAACCAAATCAATAATTTTACTACCGATAAATTTCAGAACTATTCATAATATTAACAGGGAGAACGGGTAAAATAAGCTTATGGCGTATTGCCAAGTTTCTTACTTGATCGTCTATGACAGAGGGAACAATAAACCGCTTCTTGGTGTTATAAAATATTGCCCTAATATATTAAAGTAGCAACAGTTATGCGTAAGTAAAGCGAGGAGagattacattttcttttatataatcAGTCATCGCTGCTTGCTGACTATAGGCTCATATAGCTAATAAACAATCCATCCAACCATCCATCCaaccatccatccacccatccatccatccatccatccatccatccacccatccatccatccatccatccatccaaatATCTATCTTGGAAACATTAAACAATTCCATTTGTCAGCTTTcagaatttttatttaaatatgtcGCTCGATCGCGGATCTATTGATGAAGATGATGCTCAATTTGAGGATAAACATGAAAACACGTTCCTCTTGGCATAATCACTATATGAAACTATCTTATCGTATGTAGTAAAGCGATCGACGAATGAATGATGGTCAAATTTAGCTTACttgttgtttcttatttctttttctcttttttccccgTGTTTTTCGCAATTCGTTTGTAATACACGTAGTGCAGTAACGTCGAATTAATAAAACCGcatcaacaaggatgaatacgtGTAGAGTTCATGCATGCATTGTATGgctatatattatattgatgATAGATTTTTAATTCGGAAGCGACTGTGATGTTGAACTTGACATGATGGAGGACTGCATTATTGACTGTGAATATACTGAGCTGTGAAAGATAGTAAAATGGTTGATATCGTTTGGTAGGAGTCACAACGTCTACGCAAGGATGGATTTATAACGCGGTTGTTCTCTGAGTGTATGGTTTAAATGCATATTTAATGGAACTACGGAGTTCAACTTCATAATGGAGACAAATTTGATGCGTCCTTAGCAACGCAGAATAGACACACTCGACGAAGTGATATTGCTGGATACTCACAACGTAAGTACAATTAGGTAAGCGATTATTTAACAATTTAGTGGTACAGCACTTATATCCAGATATCCaccttataaatatatatatatatatatatatatatatatatatatatatttatatatatatataaacagggatgtgcccaggatttcctgagtgccgggtatactgatcgccgtcctggggggggggggtctaagggggagggggtgctcagatgccaaatgctggcacctGTGTAGCTTTTTCAGTgaatacacaagtactagttttgctaacaattttttttatttttgtttagtgaaatatattacgcacctggtaaaagttattagtttgtttcaaagagattttacaagggaccgattgagagccgtaaatattgtttctcgcatgcgtaactgatgcgttattagtctgtatgattttggcataggctatgCCCAAATTATGTTGAATACATTGtaaggaatgtcgggattttagatgaaaataattctgggcgggattcacgatttttaagacagtgctgggcggtaatttttagtgttggggggggggggccgcccagtgccgcccagcgtgggcacatccctgtatataggtcaaccaaccccccccctcccccaacaaaaaaaaaaacagaatgagCTGCATGCATTAAACATGCAACGACAGATTCTACATTAATGCAACGCAGGAATAAATCTAGGAAAAGTAAAAGAGAGAAACCATCACTTACCCCAACGCAATTTTTAATATAAGATATTATTAAAACTTAGTGTTTTACCGTGTTGCCGTTAAAATGCTGCCAACTAAAAGTACTGGagattataaacaaaataaagatattttgcCGTTTACTAATCTGCGACCAAAGACGGCGGTGTCGGGCAGTGGGTAACACAGGAGACACATGCCAATCCTCCAAGTATTTTGTGTCAAAAAATACAACGAAAAAGTTCCCTTGTTTGTAAATAACACGTGCCCCCTTTGGTGTAAAAGGTACCTTCTTTCCATTTTTATAATAGCCAAAGTGCCCTTAGCCTTTGTTGATGATTTACATAAAAATTTGTCTTGTTATACACGAATTTCATTTTGgccaacatatttttttaccaaacttGTTAGTAATTTTTTTCATTCAGTGTCCTGTTTTCGATTTACCATCAACCATGGATTTACTATGAACCATGGCCAATCTAACATAACCAGTGACGTGgataggatttcaaaggtgaggTGTGGGGTGAGGTGGTTGGGGGATTCAACATTCTCCCCGATAAGTATTGCACTCTGAGACGTACTTATAGGCTACCAATTAGGTATTTAATTAtgtctaaacgcaaggttgtggTATGAATGCTTCTGAaattagaaggaaaaaaaacgaCTGAACGTTTTTACCGTGACGGACGATGGAGGTGAGGGTgaccgccacccccccccccccccccccactcccgaAATGAACAACCCAAATTTTCGTTTTCACGTTTGATTTCATTCTTAGATAATCCTTCTGTCAAAGTGGAATAGTGGGAGATTTTCGAAGCAAAATGGACACGGACTCGATCATTCCAGATGAACTAGAAGAGTCCATCTCTCCAGCCGTCTTCATACCAGTCGGATTATTTGTTGTAGCATTTTCTGGAGTTCTCGTTCGAAAAATTTGCCAATCTTTTAACCGTTCGGAGGAATTTTCGGCGCAAATAAGACATGCTCAAGAACAATTGAATTACGACTCGAGGCAATTGGACCGCATTTTTGCCGATACGTGGGGTACAGAAACCTCAGATGTCGACAATACCGTATCGGATGATGAGCTCGAAAGATGCATTGCTTATGACTGGCACATATTTAATAATTGGGCCAACGATGACCGAATATTACCTCATTCTTTCTCAGATAATATCCCTTTCACTTCGGATACTTCTGACGCACACAACCTTCGAGATGTGAACGATTTCGATATGCCGGTTGACCAATTGAAAGTCAAGGAAGGTTACCATAACGAGACCGATTTTAGACATCATCAAAAAAGAGAGACCGAAGCAAGGTTTGAACCCAGATCAATACCCAACCGACGCTTCGATGAATTCACTCATTCAGATGTCGCGCGAGCTTGGCGGTCAGGTTACACCGACGAGTCTCCAAGCCCAGCAGAGCCCGAGCGGATTCCTAGCGAGTTGCGAACACCACCGCTGCTATCTAAACAAGATGAGTTAAACTACTGCTTCGGTGATGACGCGACAGACCGGCATAATGTTAAACAGGGGTGTTATCCAGATCTCCTATTAAGCGATCAGTCTTCAGTGCCGCATGGAGTACTGGAATGTAGCGTTCGTAATAATATCGCCAAGGAACAATTCGGGGGAAACGCGCACACACTACTACAGCGGCCTGTTCAACTAGTACATCAATTAGATAAGACTAGAGTTAGGTCAGAAACAAATGACTCGGATTTAAATTTGGATCGCTTTCGTTTCAAACCCATTTCCGAACAGAACTGCATTGAACCGTGTGACTATTTTGCAACAGCTGCGGGAACAGACGAACAGAATAAGAGTAGAGACACATTTCAAGGATCATCTGTAAGAGAGGAGATTAAAATCTCCAACCTGTCCATGTCTACGTCGGTTGAAATGAACGGCACATCCTTGACAAACATATGCCAGGAGTCTCATTACGCATTACAAACTGGTAGCATCAAAAAGCCTACGATCCCGTTGTCAGGACAACCCCATCATAAATTACTAAGCACAAATATGAACGGCGGTTCACCAATACCAACGAAGCAAGAAGGTAATCAACCACGTGGAAATCAATTTAACTCCCTTGCTGAAGATGAACAAACtgattgtaaaataaatatctcCGTTAATGATAGTCAAAACAGAATCTGTTTGGTACGACGAGACCAGATTGAAATGAGAGATGGAGATGTTATAGGTGATATAGCTACGCAGAAGCACGGCGAGGTCAGATTATCAAAGCGAGAGAATATTAAGCAAAGCAAAGCCAAGGTAACGTCAATTCTGGGCAACGGAAGATCATCATCCTCCGACCGAAAGGATCACGATTCTATGCACAGGTTTAATAATGCGGATAATAAAACCAAAAGAGTTAGATTCAATTGTGATATTGATAAAAAACGTAGCCAAGAAGAATTGCAAGATAAAATCATTTCCGAAACACCTGGGTTAGCATTAGGGAAGAAAATTATTAACGTACAGATTTTAAATCGAGATGATGGCTCTTCAAATCGTTCTAAGAAGCCCAACTCCAAAGCTTTACCACACGTTACTAGAGATAAACACAAAGCTCCTCCTAGCATCGTCGTAGAATCACCCGCTTCAAGGAGTACGCGAATTGGAAATCTTCTCGTGGTATTAAACGGTACAGTTCTTCAGCCTTATGCGGTATCCGAGTCAATCTTGCATGACGGTATTCAAAATAAAGAATCTTTACCGGGAGTTTTGGTTCCTGTTTCTGATGCGAAGAGAGCATTTTTCAAGGACTTGTATTTCCATGGACATCTTAATATCCCCACCCCATTAATTTCTTTCAGTGGGGGTATTTATCGTGTGTTAGTGCCCAAACAAGCGTTCCAGTGCGATGGTGGGATACAAAAGAGGCTAACGCCCTCCTCCTTGCCTGGTATTCTTGTACCGGTCCCATCTCCCGGTTCGAAGGGCTTTAACGGAACGGATAAAGATGGTTTAAAGTATCATCAAACAGATATCCCTGACTGTTCTTTTAAGGGAAAAGCATTGAGCAGCGTCAATCACATTGATAAGGATGCGTATTTTCGTTCAACTACTCCTAACCAACAAGCTTTGTGTCTAACTAAGAATCCCGGTACCAAGAAAACTGAGGTAGAAAATGAATTAGCACCGCAGCAGGCTAAGGAAGAAAAATCTCATGATTTGTCCACGAAGGGAAAACTTTTAAGAGAGAATTCACGGAATTATAAAACGAGACAAAGTGGAAATGTTGGTGAAGGCGTACTTTCAAATTTGGCTCATGTCGCACTCGGGAATGATATATTTAAAGTTGGAGTGATAAAGCCTTCCAATGGGAGTCAACATAAATTACGTGGGTTTCTGACGTCAGTTTCTACCACTTTGCCAATCCCGGGCACTTCGCAAGACAGTACGGTCATAAGAAATACCTCTAAGGAAAAGCGACGGGCAGAATGTTACGATTTgacaaaatgtgatattttgaaTCATTGTGATGCAGAAGTGATTGTCAAAAGTAGTCGTCCCGCACATGAAAAACATGTTCCTACAAGATTTGACGTGTCCCCTTTAAACGCAGGAAATACCAAACGCAAGTGCACAGAAAGTTTTGAACCCGATTTGGAGGTGGAAAGTGGAAGCGTTCAAaatttacaaacagaaaatttaGAACACGAAAATGTTGAATATCGTCAAATTTTAGAGAGTGAGTCTTATATAGACTTGTGTTCAGAGAGTAAACGAGACAACCGTACTTATACTAATATACTGATATCAAAGAGGAAAAACAAGCGACTGCGTCCGTTAGTATCCTTGGAAAGCATCGAGGAAGAAAGTGATTCTGAAGAAACGAGCAATACCGACTTAGTTATTAAAAACTCTTGGTGTATAGATCAATTCAACTTGGACGTCGATAATGAAAATCAGGGCGGAGAAGTTGTAATAAGAAACCAAAGTGAACCACAGGGCGCCGCCTATTACAAAGCCGAATTTCAGTTTCCAGATTCTCGTCacaacaaacttgaaattgCGAACGAAGGTACGCTGAAACACTCATCTGTTGTGACAGTCAATCATGAAATTGACAATAGAAATTCGCATACTGCCACTGCTAAGTCAGAGCCCAAATTGACAAATTCTGTCGCGACGAACTGTTTGTACAACACGCTTGGAGGAATAACAAAAGGCGTGAGTAACGGTGCAGCAATCAATACACCCAACACACTAGACTGCTGCACAGTGCAAAGTCCATTGAAATCGTGTTGTGTAAAACGTACAGATAATCGAACAAGTGTACTGTGTGGCGTAAATGCAAATGGGAACCAGCCATGTAACGAAGAAAAATTTGCCGAGGAAAACATTCATACTGTTAGATCAGTAAAGGAAGAAGACAAGGTAAATAACTGTGAGAATAGGAACGCTTTATTTGTTAGGAATTATGGACGAAGTTCTTCAATAGAAGCTGAATGTTTTTATTCGAATCTTAGTGCCTTGGAAACAACTTCTAAGCTCAGCAATAACGGTTATAATTTTGACACACACAAACGAGGTGGATACGATAACTTTGATATAGCACAATGTTGTGAGGATCGTGATGACGTTGGTATTAGTAATAATGTTTCATCGTTTTATGCAGTTTTTGGTGGAACTGAACGCCGAGTAAAGTTTGTTGACGAGGATTCTTGTGTGAGTGAACGTGTTACTGCAATTCGTGCCGTACCAGAGGATAAAGTAAGGTGGAATAACTCCAGACCAGAACTCGGTGGTTCTACAGTGCAGACTAACGGCAACATGGAAGTTTTTAAGAAGGGGAAGAAACAGAAAGTCCTGCAAGTACCGGTGAGTGACCCTAATCTATTACGCTATGCTAAGATTGGTGCTAAAAGGGTGGTCATTGTAAGGGACCCTAAAGTTGTCGAAGCAGAATATTTGAAAGcacaaaagaaggcaaaaaaGAAACCAAAGGGAAAGTTGGTAAAATTAACCCAAggcagtgatgatgatgatcggCATTCCATGAGAAGTTTACCAATATCTTCATCACAACAGCTTAGGAGAAGCTTTCGCAAACCCGGTCCACGACCGGGTTCGCCGACAAGTCTCCCCGATCAAGCATTAGTTCGTGGGATTCATGGACGGAGTAGTTTGCCTCCTAATTTCAGAGGAAAACGGCCTCCAGATTGGGCTAACAGAGGGGAATCAAATTTTCACCCCCGAGAGAGGAGTAACACAGGTCCAGTTGTTATGAACAATACAAGCAAACATAGATCACCAAGTAGTTTACCTGATTTGTCTCCATACCAACATAGTCGCAATGACCGTGATATTCCAGATGGTCGAGCTAGTGGTCGAAAACAAATTTATGCTGTGCCGTCTAATAACCACACAGCTAGAAAACACAACAGGTATGATGAAACGCACCCAGACATTCGTCAATCCGGTAATAGGGGTACACAAAGTTTACCACGGCAGCTACCATTTCATGCTCAAAATGGTCCCCAGGGAGCTGGTACTAGACAAAGATACAATAGAAATCAATATAGAAACCCAGGAAGTTTACCGAATAATCTCCAAGTCGTTGGTCATAGAGGAAGAACATCTAGTACGGGAAAGATCGAGAGGGGTGACTTTTGGGATGATATGCACCAACAAAGACGTATGCCATTACCAAGAACATCATCAAGTGTTCACGATGATAAAGATAGACATGATGTAAGAAATAGACAAGAAGCCTTAGAACAGAATCACTTTGGAGGTTCATCAAGAAACATCCCCAAAAGAATGGATGGCGAAGGGCAACAAAGTGGTATGGGTCGTAGGTCAGCAAGTTTTCACAATGTAATACCTATAGAATTTGATAGTTTTGATAGGTCAAGAAGCAAGAAATCTCCTACAATTGAAATAAGTGGCCCCGCTGCTGCAGACAATAAACCCCGAAATTATGAAGAGAACCATTCAAGACTGACAGCTGGTCAAATTGAAAATTCCGAAAGAGGTTCCTCTGATGATAATTCTGTCTTTTCACATGGTAGTCAAAGTCGTTACAGAAACGAAAATGTTGGTGGTGAAGGGGAATCTAGTGGTGAAAGTCAGAAATTAGACGAATATATGTCAGGCAAACTATCTGACCCAAGAAAAGTAGAAACTTGCTTTTATTGGGAACCTGGATTAGAGACAAAACAGGAGAGGGACAAGAGGATAGAAAGGGAACATATCATGGAAAAGGATACTGCTGGTATATTTAGTCGTTCATCTGCGGGAAACACTGAAAGACAATCCCTACGAGAGAGAAGAAACGAAGACCTTAAGAATCGTGCAATGATGCATGAAAGGCCAAGAaggaatgaaaacatttatgaCAAACCAATAACCAAATCAGCACACGGATTGCCTGTGGGTTCGTCGTCATCGTTAGGTAACGAACCAACAAATAAAACTGACTACAGGGTAAGGGGTGGCAACGTCAACAGTGACAATAATCAGTTTAGAAGCAAAGATGAATATGATAGACCGCAGCAATATTCAAGACCAGTTTCTACACAAAATGTGATGATGACAGAGACAGACTTATCCAAGGACGGTAATAGGCATGCCCCAACCTTGAAGGAAACTAATCTTGGTCCGCCATTAACAAGTGAAACTTCTGTCCATCAAAGTTCGTCAGATACCAGAAAATCTGGATCGTCCTTGCAGCAAAAACCTAAGGAAACAACGTTCGGTGTAGAGATCCCTAAATGGAATGTAAAATCTGGAAAAGAAACGGCGATATGTGATCCACCATATGAACAAGCAAAACCTCAGAGAAGAGAAACCTCTTTTGGTACCGATGGCAGAAACGTAAACCATCAAATCTCAGAACCGAGAATAGTCAAACCAAGGTCAATTGAAACAATGTTTACTGAACCTGTGCAGTTGCCTAACAGTTACGAAAGAAAGGGAACGTCTTTTATTGGCTCCCCCGAAATTAATAAAGTGCCCGACACAAGTGCTATTCGTTCCAACGTAGCATATAAAAAACAGTCGAATCAGGAGGATAATGTTAGTAATTGCACATCTGATCACGATTCCTTTGCCCGAGATTCTGACGATGAAAGCGAAAATGGTCGAAATTCTATAAAACCAAGTAGATTTGGCGCAGTTCGAGGAGAGCAAGCAGACATTCCGGTTCAATTACAATCTTCtcgacaacaacaacatcaacaacaagaGCCAAGCCAGCTTGGAGTATCTGCTATTCAGCAAGAAAAACCAAAGACTACTGCGCAACAGCCACCAATGCCCCTTGCCCGGCAACCACCTAAAGTTGCTAGTCAAAGGCAACCCAGGGTAGCTGTTCAAAAGCCAAATAAGCCATCTACTCAACAGGAACCACGAATAGCTATCCAAAGGTCAAAGCCGGTAGCCCAACAGACTTCAAATCC is part of the Apostichopus japonicus isolate 1M-3 chromosome 22, ASM3797524v1, whole genome shotgun sequence genome and encodes:
- the LOC139964026 gene encoding uncharacterized protein isoform X2, whose protein sequence is MDTDSIIPDELEESISPAVFIPVGLFVVAFSGVLVRKICQSFNRSEEFSAQIRHAQEQLNYDSRQLDRIFADTWGTETSDVDNTVSDDELERCIAYDWHIFNNWANDDRILPHSFSDNIPFTSDTSDAHNLRDVNDFDMPVDQLKVKEGYHNETDFRHHQKRETEARFEPRSIPNRRFDEFTHSDVARAWRSGYTDESPSPAEPERIPSELRTPPLLSKQDELNYCFGDDATDRHNVKQGCYPDLLLSDQSSVPHGVLECSVRNNIAKEQFGGNAHTLLQRPVQLVHQLDKTRVRSETNDSDLNLDRFRFKPISEQNCIEPCDYFATAAGTDEQNKSRDTFQGSSVREEIKISNLSMSTSVEMNGTSLTNICQESHYALQTGSIKKPTIPLSGQPHHKLLSTNMNGGSPIPTKQEGNQPRGNQFNSLAEDEQTDCKINISVNDSQNRICLVRRDQIEMRDGDVIGDIATQKHGEVRLSKRENIKQSKAKVTSILGNGRSSSSDRKDHDSMHRFNNADNKTKRVRFNCDIDKKRSQEELQDKIISETPGLALGKKIINVQILNRDDGSSNRSKKPNSKALPHVTRDKHKAPPSIVVESPASRSTRIGNLLVVLNGTVLQPYAVSESILHDGIQNKESLPGVLVPVSDAKRAFFKDLYFHGHLNIPTPLISFSGGIYRVLVPKQAFQCDGGIQKRLTPSSLPGILVPVPSPGSKGFNGTDKDGLKYHQTDIPDCSFKGKALSSVNHIDKDAYFRSTTPNQQALCLTKNPGTKKTEVENELAPQQAKEEKSHDLSTKGKLLRENSRNYKTRQSGNVGEGVLSNLAHVALGNDIFKVGVIKPSNGSQHKLRGFLTSVSTTLPIPGTSQDSTVIRNTSKEKRRAECYDLTKCDILNHCDAEVIVKSSRPAHEKHVPTRFDVSPLNAGNTKRKCTESFEPDLEVESGSVQNLQTENLEHENVEYRQILESESYIDLCSESKRDNRTYTNILISKRKNKRLRPLVSLESIEEESDSEETSNTDLVIKNSWCIDQFNLDVDNENQGGEVVIRNQSEPQGAAYYKAEFQFPDSRHNKLEIANEGTLKHSSVVTVNHEIDNRNSHTATAKSEPKLTNSVATNCLYNTLGGITKGVSNGAAINTPNTLDCCTVQSPLKSCCVKRTDNRTSVLCGVNANGNQPCNEEKFAEENIHTVRSVKEEDKVNNCENRNALFVRNYGRSSSIEAECFYSNLSALETTSKLSNNGYNFDTHKRGGYDNFDIAQCCEDRDDVGISNNVSSFYAVFGGTERRVKFVDEDSCVSERVTAIRAVPEDKVRWNNSRPELGGSTVQTNGNMEVFKKGKKQKVLQVPVSDPNLLRYAKIGAKRVVIVRDPKVVEAEYLKAQKKAKKKPKGKLVKLTQGSDDDDRHSMRSLPISSSQQLRRSFRKPGPRPGSPTSLPDQALVRGIHGRSSLPPNFRGKRPPDWANRGESNFHPRERSNTGPVVMNNTSKHRSPSSLPDLSPYQHSRNDRDIPDGRASGRKQIYAVPSNNHTARKHNRYDETHPDIRQSGNRGTQSLPRQLPFHAQNGPQGAGTRQRYNRNQYRNPGSLPNNLQVVGHRGRTSSTGKIERGDFWDDMHQQRRMPLPRTSSSVHDDKDRHDVRNRQEALEQNHFGGSSRNIPKRMDGEGQQSGMGRRSASFHNVIPIEFDSFDRSRSKKSPTIEISGPAAADNKPRNYEENHSRLTAGQIENSERGSSDDNSVFSHGSQSRYRNENVGGEGESSGESQKLDEYMSGKLSDPRKVETCFYWEPGLETKQERDKRIEREHIMEKDTAGIFSRSSAGNTERQSLRERRNEDLKNRAMMHERPRRNENIYDKPITKSAHGLPVGSSSSLGNEPTNKTDYRVRGGNVNSDNNQFRSKDEYDRPQQYSRPVSTQNVMMTETDLSKDGNRHAPTLKETNLGPPLTSETSVHQSSSDTRKSGSSLQQKPKETTFGVEIPKWNVKSGKETAICDPPYEQAKPQRRETSFGTDGRNVNHQISEPRIVKPRSIETMFTEPVQLPNSYERKGTSFIGSPEINKVPDTSAIRSNVAYKKQSNQEDNVSNCTSDHDSFARDSDDESENGRNSIKPSRFGAVRGEQADIPVQLQSSRQQQHQQQEPSQLGVSAIQQEKPKTTAQQPPMPLARQPPKVASQRQPRVAVQKPNKPSTQQEPRIAIQRSKPVAQQTSNPVVKQPAKPAVQQKPNIAVKQKPKIAIQQPPKIAIRQPPKVAVQMPPKIAVQQPKQPAGQQNTKPVAQHSTKPVSQLSSNIDVRQPPKLAVQQPTRIAVQQPQKAAGEQNPLHVAQHSIAPVPKRPPKVAVQQSTKADQKPQPVNQMLSKPVSAHTSPTPVVQKTPTLIQSRNSAAVHQGESMKSPNVPAEDTAVPKVRKENPNEVNEQPSHSEYGREPITGHEPESYVAGEEMNTAQIRTSNGVLNDEKYQPSSATDDLRPNRFAPVREPAERLPPKVTPKPKPRDISKETEKLHRESETFQEQVSSSGSKELMSLLKPVSEGTQSNTADHSEANEPLTLESDSEQVKVNTDCSEDESQPRKPFSTVFCLRGVKINRIVIPLPNQAEAPNRVTETRTVGSTKDLYKQDEELISPLSISESSVTSVTEPNSDKDEEIAVSIPSADAPVLTLPHVDVRDRDRFGKTRGKPIPSPRPPLSIKPFETESSEFPFEEVNPSSDLPPPAEYSDVSKNVHKNIDHPEVETIYHPSFSKTKSNDPTESDESVKFGYKPSYSQNYNVPAAESQPNEVSDDNSSEPRQYYASNKAYSESPMVSQFDEDNTTNANPSHDNSTQLRRPAQQGEEDERMTNGGDTWTSSSHQESKSDRYLNYPYGNNYQGQDDDMIDHDENFQRYEPYSREPRYEYHSDISHHYHNAEVDPDIDSSSSQGGTMYYPADAVGYDDYDEGYSQSREPSHQSTNDYMHFSDLQTNSTPDFHSRAGTMYIPDLDEYDEYDDDFDDDVEAGDTALPYFPDYSMEPIFQRLETIPEEVEPWSNDTSEYSSDEYTSSAEEGDVTVDQRTVDTYSSVLPELSAAERVSLRDGITAEVGNGVKSESLSNSSTLVQHPEGETGNAPKQMKETHSSDRYMPDQTDDPSQETVPDTELNQTKTSDPDYLFPVTDDVRREAVPDFFQEKSEDEIELNDSSDASENDAFIMEEDGETSTDEESEEQQDRTATPGRSFVIALVGQTSIVQREAPSYNITPQPINSPPLAVDETLTDSDGEAHQTTSTVHESPTRVVSPLKIIQSVEDDVVRIAEVVEESSPEEDQDIAIRAIVPRPETVKLKYSKVPVKVIMSETAQPQTIEYPSKVAVNEVVSNRKEANEPQIRPQDNNFKNTERLPSFLQDRITKAPSNEVSTKFLNANDATNSNNLKAHDTTPKNVSREPNDDVKARQHPRMPGNEPAKIELLEGDEEIDKSKDQTDVVHSSKVPKDRSGRRKFRKIQGNARAAIQDVITDLETNLGVEMTNEDKQDNDSCRATKEVDKQSDIDQLIEAPVIQSQETEEQRSSIPTQLSLRPVQQRGAVVTETQPGKTVAGNEAAKERPLNSGNFIKKTDNSWNRDLDSVPKQTFPVRTPSVKKDKTTTQIQAKKDERISAKPCPVFDVDGLNFDIPNYDKIFSQAKSQQKPLSAAKSSPSNAPEIAPVISQDPPGEWKNSDGGVIDKQLERMRENLKRMTLPDWFRKSPQYDKLLSGGNVRSLPSYWTYNKPKRMTASTPATPTGERKQFSTQLPFLTAANFRRRDFSKEDDGRISPANSLPDYWTFGSLDLQTQGLSPNTSPSPSPNQANISGMNYNFPDDRAPENSHREHVQSLQEESAEYPTNEVGLPLTNEPVTTSALPQGMDRLSRLEGPPCDNEAKIRKNNAEEDSSNTVAQQPRPSANPAVRSQSGAAVFCLTSSMFRNDVAHETPVNAFDNVNNNDVNNSYPSSDHTDARSQFERGQADYGVDDGTEDEVFSSGIKPYYNPSSNWLGEHRYEQQDYDYYPEDQPEVAPYTMQV